A stretch of the Cucurbita pepo subsp. pepo cultivar mu-cu-16 chromosome LG16, ASM280686v2, whole genome shotgun sequence genome encodes the following:
- the LOC111777259 gene encoding uncharacterized protein LOC111777259, which translates to MEHQRSALLGWAYFFQGKNIEELRHSLFCATLELEQTRVAVQEELRKRDEQLIHLKDLFSRAIRERDEANEKFQKLFIEKFLLHQRTDPHSGVSSIEDEPKKGIDSINGFTSSDCEESIVSSPAIDPIPPPQFPPALPTAVDLVTEKPLPEKGKLLEAVMKAGPLLQTLLVAGPLPEWRHPPPPLESFEIPPVTIPSTPPPQMLRDSLGTFNGSSQISSCGSRKRAFLEGSDSPTETKSQRLAPC; encoded by the exons ATGGAGCACCAACGCAGTGCTCTTCTGGGTTGGGCTTACTTTTTCCAAGGAAAG AACATTGAAGAATTGAGGCATTCGCTTTTTTGTGCGACTCTGGAGCTGGAACAGACGAGAGTTGCAGTTCAAGAGGAGCTGAGAAAAAGAGATGAACAGTTGATTCATCTGAAAGATCTTTTTAGCAGAGccattagagagagagatgaagcCAATGAAAAGTTTCAGAAACTATTCATTGAGAAGTTTTTACTTCACCAACGAACAGATCCACATTCAGGAGTTTCCAGCATTGAAGATGAACCAAAGAAAGGTATTGATTCCATCAATGGCTTCACTTCGTCGGATTGTGAAGAAAGCATTGTCTCATCTCCTGCTATTGATCCAATTCCGCCGCCACAGTTCCCTCCAGCTCTGCCCACTGCGGTGGACTTGGTTACAGAGAAGCCATTGCCTGAAAAAGGCAAGCTATTGGAAGCAGTGATGAAAGCAGGTCCTCTGCTTCAGACACTGCTTGTAGCTGGACCTCTGCCTGAGTGGAGAcatccaccaccaccacttGAATCGTTTGAAATTCCTCCGGTGACAATTCCTTCGACGCCTCCGCCACAGATGCTCCGAGATTCTCTAGGCACCTTCAATGGCAGCAGCCAGATTTCCAGCTGTGGAAGCAGGAAAAGGGCTTTCTTGGAAGGCTCTGATTCTCCAACAGAGACGAAGTCTCAAAGGCTTGCTCCCTGCTGA
- the LOC111776713 gene encoding probable glucuronoxylan glucuronosyltransferase IRX7: MAESKAFPRRRGFYVKMKLSHHKNGRAQEKSFFIRYYKWVLWVSLSIYFFTSYYISHSHSHSHKSHGTAAPMTKTHVSRALVESSNGQLKEMRVFVYDLPPKYNVEWLSNERCSNHLFASEVAIHRALLNSDYRTFDPLEADFFFVPVYVSCNFSTINGFPAIGHARSLIASAVALISSHYPFWNRTNGSDHVFVASHDFASCFHTMEDVAIADGVPLFLKNSIILQTFGVNYKHPCQDVEHIVIPPYISPDSVQDTLKKSPVTGRRDIFAFFRGKMEVNPKNVSGRFYSKKVRTMIWRKFNTDRRFYLQRHRFAGYQSEIVRSVFCLCPLGWAPWSPRLVESVALGCVPVIIADGIRLPFPSAVNWPEISITVAEKDIGKLGTILEHVAASNLTTIQKNLWDPRNRRALLFHKQVQEGDATWQVLRALSDKLDRSYRRSRISNQ; encoded by the exons atggcGGAATCTAAAGCATTCCCTAGGCGGCGGGGGTTCTATGTCAAAATGAAGCTCTCTCATCACAAAAATGGCAGAGCTCAAGAAAAGAGCTTCTTCATTAGATATTACAAATGGGTTCTCTGGGTTTCTCTGTCgatttacttttttacttcTTATTACATtagccatagccatagccatagccataAGTCCCATGGAACCGCTGCTCCGATGACCAAAACCCATGTTTCTCGAGCCCTCGTCGAGTCCTCCAATGGCCAATTGAAAGAGATGAGGGTTTTCGTGTACGATTTGCCGCCGAAATACAATGTGGAGTGGCTTTCAAATGAGCGGTGTTCGAACCACTTGTTTGCTTCGGAGGTAGCCATTCATAGAGCCCTGTTGAACAGTGATTACCGGACATTTGATCCACTTGAAGCGGATTTCTTCTTCGTCCCTGTTTATGTTTCTTGTAACTTCAGCACCATTAATGGCTTCCCCGCCATTGGTCATGCCCGTTCGCTCATTGCCTCCGCCGTAGCCCTCATTTCCTCCCATTATCCCTTTTGGAATCGTACCAATGGCTCCGACCATGTTTTTGTTGCATCACATGATTTCGCCTCTTGTTTCCATACTATG GAGGATGTAGCCATAGCTGATGGAGTACCATTGTTCTTGAAGAACTCGATTATATTACAGACATTTGGCGTAAACTACAAACACCCATGTCAAGATGTTGAACATATCGTCATTCCGCCGTACATTTCGCCGGATTCCGTACAGGACACTCTTAAGAAGTCACCGGTAACTGGCCGGAGAGACATTTTCGCGTTCTTCAGAGGTAAAATGGAGGTGAATCCAAAAAATGTCAGCGGACGATTTTACAGCAA GAAGGTGCGGACGATGATTTGGCGAAAATTCAACACCGACCGGAGATTTTACCTGCAGAGGCACAGATTTGCCGGTTACCAGTCAGAGATCGTACGGTCGGTTTTTTGTTTATGCCCATTGGGGTGGGCCCCATGGAGTCCCAGGCTGGTTGAGTCCGTAGCCTTGGGCTGCGTGCCGGTAATAATAGCAGATGGTATCCGGTTGCCATTTCCTTCGGCGGTGAATTGGCCGGAGATATCCATAACCGTGGCAGAGAAGGATATCGGTAAATTGGGGACGATTCTCGAACACGTGGCAGCTTCCAACCTTACTACTATCCAAAAGAACTTGTGGGACCCAAGGAATCGGCGGGCCCTGCTGTTCCATAAACAGGTACAAGAAGGCGACGCCACTTGGCAGGTGCTTCGTGCCCTTTCGGACAAGCTGGATAGGTCATATAGACGATCAAGGATTTCGAACCAATAA
- the LOC111776973 gene encoding xyloglucan endotransglucosylase/hydrolase protein 31-like, producing the protein MLSSNYCSKFMAASLFLLVFVLVMSSSSSSSTTAQGPPSSGYYLTSSLQSNSFTQYFANLWGPQHQRFDDQGSLTIWLDSTSGSGFKSLRSYRSGYFGVAVKLQSGYTAGVLTSFYLSNNQYYPGNHDEIDIEFLGTTPGKPYTLQTNVFIRGSGDGNIVGREMRFHLWFDPTQDFHHYAIRWSASDIIFLVDNVPIRRYTRRNDATFPIRPMWVYGSIWDASSWATENGKYKVDYHYQPFVAKYRDFKISGCTAAAASCRPDTGGLSQEQYRAMERVQRNYLVYDYCNDPKRDHTQIPEC; encoded by the exons ATGCTATCATCAAATTATTGCTCTAAGTTCATGGCTGCTTCTCTTTTCCtccttgtttttgttcttgtgatGTCCtctagtagtagtagtagtaccACAGCTCAGGGTCCACCCTCCTCTGGCTACTACCTCacttcctctcttcaatccaACAGCTTTACTCAGTATTTTGCAAACCTCTGGGGTCCTCAGCATCAAAGGTTTGATGACCAAGGCTCCTTAACCATTTGGCTCGACAGTACCTCAG GTAGCGGGTTTAAATCACTGCGCTCATACCGATCCGGTTACTTTGGTGTTGCTGTAAAACTCCAATCCGGCTACACTGCAGGAGTTCTCACATCATTCTAC CTTTCGAACAACCAATATTACCCCGGAAACCACGATGAAATCGACATCGAATTCCTGGGAACGACGCCAGGGAAACCGTATACACTGCAAACGAACGTGTTCATCAGAGGAAGTGGAGATGGAAACATTGTCGGAAGAGAAATGAGATTCCATCTCTGGTTTGACCCGACACAGGATTTCCACCATTACGCCATTCGGTGGTCTGCATCAGATATCAT ATTTTTAGTAGACAACGTACCGATTCGAAGGTATACAAGAAGGAACGACGCCACTTTCCCAATAAGACCAATGTGGGTTTACGGTTCAATATGGGATGCTTCCTCGTGGGCGACAGAGAATGGGAAATACAAGGTGGATTATCACTACCAGCCGTTCGTAGCCAAGTACCGGGACTTCAAAATAAGCGGTTgcacggcggcggcggcgtcTTGCAGGCCAGACACCGGGGGATTGAGCCAAGAGCAATACAGAGCCATGGAGAGGGTGCAGAGGAATTACTTGGTGTATGATTACTGCAATGATCCAAAGAGAGACCACACGCAGATTCCTGAATGCTAA
- the LOC111777484 gene encoding uncharacterized protein LOC111777484 isoform X2, whose amino-acid sequence MENDKPITTMCAVIAMDHTSFCYRVCSICERTLPSNPPFSLCKFCNFNAFNPCSSSSKRVFRLLMSIATDKKVQTVICFDRVARVLFGCSADEFFDFAKLHPFAVSFRDAAEAVSEILEGEMFRMTISKPKNGNAQHSRVVQLVPLSSGFQPAILRLRELYGLTKVSSAVGNGQNMHSSKKQKRCDWRGF is encoded by the exons ATGGAAAACGATAAGCCAATAACAACAATGTGCGCAGTGATAGCCATGGATCACACCAGTTTCTGCTACAGGGTTTGTTCAATCTGTGAGAGGACACTCCCTAGTAACCCCCCTTTTTCTCTCTGCAAATTCTGCAACTTCAACGCCTTCAATCCCTGTTCCTCCTCCTCCAAGCGCGTCTTTCGTCTACTT ATGTCAATTGCTACGGATAAGAAAGTACAAACTGTAATATGCTTTGATAGGGTTGCTAGGGTTCTGTTTGGTTGTTCTGCTGATGAGTTTTTCGACTTTGCCAAGCTTCATCCGTTTGCTG TTTCATTTCGTGATGCAGCTGAAGCTGTAAGTGAAATTCTGGAGGGAGAGATGTTTAGAATGACGATCTCTAAACCAAAGAATGGCAATGCACAACACTCGAGAGTTGTGCAACTTGTTCCTCTGAGTTCAGGATTTCAACCAGCAATTCTGAGATTGAGGGAATTGTATGG GCTAACCAAGGTATCATCTGCTGTTGGTAATGGACAAAACATGCATAGCTCCAAAAAGCAAAAGAGATGTGAT TGGAGAGGATTTTAA
- the LOC111777484 gene encoding uncharacterized protein LOC111777484 isoform X1 yields MENDKPITTMCAVIAMDHTSFCYRVCSICERTLPSNPPFSLCKFCNFNAFNPCSSSSKRVFRLLMSIATDKKVQTVICFDRVARVLFGCSADEFFDFAKLHPFAVSFRDAAEAVSEILEGEMFRMTISKPKNGNAQHSRVVQLVPLSSGFQPAILRLRELYGLTKVSSAVGNGQNMHSSKKQKRCDVGTSKTT; encoded by the exons ATGGAAAACGATAAGCCAATAACAACAATGTGCGCAGTGATAGCCATGGATCACACCAGTTTCTGCTACAGGGTTTGTTCAATCTGTGAGAGGACACTCCCTAGTAACCCCCCTTTTTCTCTCTGCAAATTCTGCAACTTCAACGCCTTCAATCCCTGTTCCTCCTCCTCCAAGCGCGTCTTTCGTCTACTT ATGTCAATTGCTACGGATAAGAAAGTACAAACTGTAATATGCTTTGATAGGGTTGCTAGGGTTCTGTTTGGTTGTTCTGCTGATGAGTTTTTCGACTTTGCCAAGCTTCATCCGTTTGCTG TTTCATTTCGTGATGCAGCTGAAGCTGTAAGTGAAATTCTGGAGGGAGAGATGTTTAGAATGACGATCTCTAAACCAAAGAATGGCAATGCACAACACTCGAGAGTTGTGCAACTTGTTCCTCTGAGTTCAGGATTTCAACCAGCAATTCTGAGATTGAGGGAATTGTATGG GCTAACCAAGGTATCATCTGCTGTTGGTAATGGACAAAACATGCATAGCTCCAAAAAGCAAAAGAGATGTGATGTGGGCACCTCAAAAACTACCTAA
- the LOC111777484 gene encoding uncharacterized protein LOC111777484 isoform X3, which yields MENDKPITTMCAVIAMDHTSFCYRVCSICERTLPSNPPFSLCKFCNFNAFNPCSSSSKRVFRLLMSIATDKKVQTVICFDRVARVLFGCSADEFFDFAKLHPFAAEAVSEILEGEMFRMTISKPKNGNAQHSRVVQLVPLSSGFQPAILRLRELYGLTKVSSAVGNGQNMHSSKKQKRCDVGTSKTT from the exons ATGGAAAACGATAAGCCAATAACAACAATGTGCGCAGTGATAGCCATGGATCACACCAGTTTCTGCTACAGGGTTTGTTCAATCTGTGAGAGGACACTCCCTAGTAACCCCCCTTTTTCTCTCTGCAAATTCTGCAACTTCAACGCCTTCAATCCCTGTTCCTCCTCCTCCAAGCGCGTCTTTCGTCTACTT ATGTCAATTGCTACGGATAAGAAAGTACAAACTGTAATATGCTTTGATAGGGTTGCTAGGGTTCTGTTTGGTTGTTCTGCTGATGAGTTTTTCGACTTTGCCAAGCTTCATCCGTTTGCTG CTGAAGCTGTAAGTGAAATTCTGGAGGGAGAGATGTTTAGAATGACGATCTCTAAACCAAAGAATGGCAATGCACAACACTCGAGAGTTGTGCAACTTGTTCCTCTGAGTTCAGGATTTCAACCAGCAATTCTGAGATTGAGGGAATTGTATGG GCTAACCAAGGTATCATCTGCTGTTGGTAATGGACAAAACATGCATAGCTCCAAAAAGCAAAAGAGATGTGATGTGGGCACCTCAAAAACTACCTAA
- the LOC111777445 gene encoding protein N-lysine methyltransferase METTL21A, whose translation MEADRLNSPSTFTMTMEVLGHELRFYQDPNSKHLGTTVWDASLVFVKFLERNCRKGKFSPSKLKGKRVVELGAGCGLAGFGMALLGCDVIATDQKEVLPILSRNIERNTPSLAQMNPSDSFGSIRAAELDWGNEDHIKAVGPPFDFIIGTDVVYAEHLLEPLLKTIHALSGPKTTIMLGYEIRSTNVHEQMLEMWKKNFEVKTVSKSKMDSQYQHPSIQLYIMGMKSAAENAENAENTQDNVDQEIDRVCSSQENDEKDVSCDGTGIQKADEPVSEHEDQKLGDWEARRIGSMAARLLQDVKIT comes from the exons ATGGAGGCCGACAG GTTGAATTCTCCCAGTACATTTACCATGACCATGGAAGTATTGGGTCATGAATTGCGATTCTATCAG GATCCCAATTCAAAACATTTAGGAACAACAGTGTGGGATGCATCACTGGTGTTCGTCAAGTTTCTG GAGAGGAATTgtcgaaaaggaaaatttagCCCTTCTAAACTTAAGGGAAAGCGTGTTGTCGAACTTGGCGCTGGTTGTGGGCTAGCTGGGTTTG GCATGGCATTGCTTGGATGTGATGTAATTGCTACAGACCAAAAGGAGGTTTTGCCTATACTATCAAGAAATATCGAGCGTAATACACCAAGCTTAGCACAGATGAATCCCTCAG ATTCATTTGGTTCAATTAGGGCAGCAGAATTAGACTGGGGGAATGAAGATCATATCAAGGCTGTAGGCCCACCCTTTGACTTTATTATTGGCACTGACGTG GTTTATGCAGAACATCTCTTGGAACCACTTTTAAAGACAATACATGCATTATCAGGTCCCAAAACTACAATTATG TTGGGGTATGAGATTCGTTCAACAAATGTTCATGAGCAAATGCTCGAGATGTGGAAAAAGAACTTCGAGGTGAAAACTGTATCAAAATCAAAG ATGGACTCCCAGTACCAGCATCCCAGCATTCAGCTTTACATTATGGGGATGAAATCTGCAGCAGAGAACGCAGAGAACGCAGAGAACACTCAAGACAATGTCGATCAGGAAATTGACAGAGTTTGTTCAAGTCAGGAGAACGACGAAAAGGATGTAAGTTGTGATGGAACGGGAATCCAGAAGGCGGATGAGCCAGTTTCGGAACACGAGGATCAGAAACTGGGCGACTGGGAAGCTAGAAGAATAGGCTCTATGGCTGCTCGGCTTCTGCAAGATGTAAAAATTACTTGA
- the LOC111777444 gene encoding alpha-L-fucosidase 1, with product MKKKPAINSISETQISIVFLLSLLLQSISSSSSISSPPPLPILPIPSASQIQWQLGNMALFLHFGPNTFTDSEWGTGHVDPSAFNPTNLDAAQWVRVAKDAGFSRLILTAKHHDGFCLWPSEYTNYSVRSSPWRDGEGDVVGELAKAAKEAGLGLGLYLSPWDRHEPCYGNTLEYNEFYVGQMTELLTRYGEIEEVWLDGAKGKDEKDMEYFFDSWFSLIHQLQPGAVIFSDAGPDCRWIGDEAGVAKPTCWSLFNCSAAKIGGTDSQYSGEGDPFGHDWVPAECDVSIRPGWFWHPSEVPKSARTLLDIYYKSAGRNCLLLLNVPPNSSGLISAEDIQVLQEFTKIRDSIFSHNLAENALVDASSTRGNGEDDRFIPSNVLKEGIYTYWAPAQNHQPTWSLYLNLQEFISFNVLHIQEPIHMGQRIVEFHFDVLNDEGVWRTVVRGSTVGYRRILKFPTVESQFLRLVIEKSRADPLVSYLGIHVDNFSHLSSHFDKTLGAGINGSDILRQITLNNSQISAV from the exons atgaagaagaagccgGCGATCAATTCCATTTCTGAAACCCAAATTTCCATTgtcttcctcctctctctgTTACTCcaatccatttcttcttcttcttcgattaGCTCTCCCCCTCCGCTTCCCATTCTTCCCATCCCCTCCGCTTCTCAGATCCAATGGCAACTCGGAAACATGGCCCTTTTCCTTCACTTTGGCCCCAACACCTTCACCGATTCCGAATGGGGAACTGGCCACGTTGACCCATCGGCCTTCAACCCCACCAATCTCGATGCTGCTCAATGGGTCCGAGTCGCCAAGGACGCTGGGTTTTCCCGTTTGATTCTAACTGCAAAGCACCATGATGGGTTCTGTTTGTGGCCGTCGGAGTATACAAATTACTCGGTACGGTCGAGCCCCTGGAGAGATGGGGAAGGAGATGTGGTTGGGGAACTGGCCAAGGCTGCCAAAGAAGCAGGACTTGGATTGGGACTCTATCTGTCGCCGTGGGATCGTCACGAGCCCTGTTATGGCAATACTCTGGAATATAATGAGTTCTATGTTGGCCAAATGACTGAATTGCTTACCAG GTATGGAGAGATCGAGGAGGTGTGGTTGGATGGTGCAAAGGGAAAGGATGAGAAGGACATGGAATATTTCTTCGATTCATGGTTTAGTTTAATTCATCAGCTCCAACCGGGCGCTGTCATTTTCTCCGACGCCGGTCCCGACTGCCGGTGGATTGGCGACGAAGCGGGTGTCGCCAAGCCTACTTGCTGGTCTCTTTTTAACTGCAGTGCTGCAAAGATCGGCGGCACCGATTCCCA ATACTCTGGAGAAGGTGACCCATTTGGCCACGATTGGGTTCCAGCTGAGTGTGATGTCTCAATAAGGCCTGGTTGGTTCTGGCATCCATCAGAAGTTCCAAAGTCAGCAAGAACACTTCTCGACATATATTACAAATCAGCCGGCAGAAACTGCCTCTTGCTGCTAAATGTACCTCCAAATTCCTCAGGTTTAATATCAGCTGAAGATATACAAGTGCTGCAAGAATTCACCAAGATCCGAGACTCCATTTTCTCCCACAATTTGGCAGAAAATGCTCTTGTAGATGCTAGCAGCACGCGAGGAAATGGCGAAGACGACCGCTTCATCCCCTCGAACGTCCTCAAAGAAGGTATCTACACTTACTGGGCTCCTGCTCAGAATCATCAACCCACTTGGTCTCTGTATCTGAACCTTCAAGAGTTCATATCTTTCAATGTGCTGCATATTCAAGAGCCGATTCACATGGGACAGAGGATTGTTGAGTTTCATTTTGATGTTCTGAATGATGAGGGTGTTTGGAGAACAGTGGTGAGAGGCTCCACAGTGGGTTACCGGAGAATACTGAAATTTCCAACCGTGGAATCTCAATTCTTGAGACTTGTTATTGAGAAATCAAGGGCTGATCCCCTCGTTTCTTATTTGGGGATTCATGTGGATAACTTCTCTCATTTGAGTAGTCATTTTGATAAGACATTGGGAGCAGGCATCAATGGCAGTGACATTCTTCGTCAGATTACCTTGAATAATTCTCAGATTTCTGCTGTATGA
- the LOC111777685 gene encoding heavy metal-associated isoprenylated plant protein 3: protein MGKKQNGAHGSDKEEDSTTAVFNIDMHCEGCANKLRRCVRQIQGVERVRADWEANKLTVIGKFDASTLREKLAGKTKKKIDIVSTEGKKEKKSKKPEDEKPKDEEAPVTTATLKVELHCQGCVERIYKVVSRTKGVEDMAMERQMDLVTVKGKMDVKALIHNLEDKLKRKVAVVVPKKDKDDGDGADKNKSGGEVTQENGGGETDGDRLDYMAVPAPGYEYGFGYGYGYGHGGFVGEHLPSSQMFSDENPNACTVM, encoded by the exons ATGGGCAAG AAACAGAACGGCGCCCATGGAAGCGACAAAGAAGAAGACAGTACCACCGCCGTGTTCAACATCGATATGCACTGCGAGGGCTGCGCCAACAAACTCAGAAGGTGTGTCCGACAAATCCAAG GCGTTGAGAGAGTCAGAGCCGATTGGGAAGCCAACAAGCTAACGGTGATCGGAAAATTCGACGCGTCGACTCTCCGAGAGAAGCTCGCCGGTAAAACTAAGAAGAAAATCGACATTGTCTCGACGGAGggcaagaaagaaaagaaatcgaAGAAACCAGAAGACGAGAAGCCCAAAGACGAAGAG GCTCCGGTGACGACGGCGACGTTGAAGGTGGAACTGCATTGCCAGGGTTGCGTCGAGAGGATTTACAAAGTCGTATCAAGGACCAAGG GAGTGGAGGATATGGCGATGGAGAGACAAATGGATTTGGTTACGGTGAAAGGGAAAATGGACGTCAAGGCTCTGATTCACAATTTGGAAGACAAACTCAAGCGGAAAGTTGCAGTGGTGGtacccaaaaaggacaaagaCGACGGAGATGGCGCCGACAAGAACAAAAGCGGCGGAGAGGTCACTCAAGAGAATGGCGGCGGAGAAACGGACGGCGACAGACTTGATTACATGGCAGTTCCGGCTCCGGGTTATGAGTACGGGTTCGGGTACGGGTACGGGTATGGTCATGGTGGATTCGTTGGAGAACATTTGCCTTCGTCTCAAATGTTTAGCGATGAGAATCCGAATGCTTGCACAGTGATGtaa
- the LOC111776697 gene encoding uncharacterized protein LOC111776697, which produces MTVLKRYVVRLFISLKYITANVVDRNNGRIVATASTVEHSIKGSLECGRSCNAKAAAVVGEVLAMRLKVDGLEQGQGRGIHMDVNKEIEKKGFKNRTKIWAIVNSLKNNGVKLILDNNDDDASRPSYE; this is translated from the coding sequence ATGACAGTATTAAAGCGTTACGTTGTACGATTATTCATATCTTTAAAGTATATAACTGCAAATGTGGTAGATAGAAACAATGGACGGATTGTCGCAACTGCATCCACAGTTGAACACTCCATCAAGGGTTCACTTGAATGTGGGCGGTCTTGTAATGCTAAGGCAGCTGCAGTTGTTGGAGAGGTGTTGGCTATGCGACTCAAAGTCGATGGTCTCGAACAGGGCCAAGGAAGAGGGATTCACATGGATGTAAACAAGGAAATCGAAAAGAAAGGCTTCAAAAACCGCACAAAAATCTGGGCTATAGTCAACTCACTCAAGAACAACGGAGTTAAACTTATTCTCGACAACAATGACGACGATGCATCTCGGCCAAGTTATGAGTAA
- the LOC111777425 gene encoding ABC transporter F family member 1: MVSDASKKKAAQKKAAAAAKRGGKAAAAAASSKAAAANSQNGVDKLANGVDALQLSDRTCTGVLCSHPLSRDIRIESLTVTFHGHDLIVDSELELNYGRRYGLLGLNGCGKSTLLSAIGCRELPIPEHMDIYHLTREIEASDMSSLEAVMSCDEERLKLEKEAESLAAQEDGGGEQLDRIYERLEAMDASTAEKRAAEILNGLGFNKQMQGKKTRDFSGGWRMRIALARALFMNPTILLLDEPTNHLDLEACVWLEENLKKFDRILVVVSHSQDFLNGVCTNIIHMQNRKLKLYTGNYDQYVQTRSELEENQMKMYKWEQDQIASMKEYIARFGHGSAKLARQAQSKEKTLAKMERGGLTEKVVRDRVLVFRFVDVGKLPPPVLQFVEVTFGYTPDNLIYKNIDFGVDLDSRIALVGPNGAGKSTLLKLMTGELVPLDGMVRRHNHLRIAQFHQHLADKLDLEMSALQFMIKEYPGNEEEKMRAAIGKFGLSGKAQVMPMKNLSDGQRSRVIFAWLAWRQPHLLLLDEPTNHLDIETIDSLAEALNEWDGGLVLVSHDFRLINQVAQEIWVCENQAVTKWEGDIMDFKEHLKVKAGLAD; encoded by the exons ATGGTTTCCGACGCGAGCAAGAAGAAAGCTGCTCAGAAGAAGGCGGCTGCGGCGGCCAAGCGTGGAGGAAAAGCAGCGGCGGCTGCCGCTTCTTCCAAGGCTGCAGCGGCCAATTCGCAGAATGGAGTTGATAAGTTGGCTAATGGAGTGGACGCTCTTCAATTATCTGATCGGACTTGTACTGGTGTGCTTTGCTCACATCCTCTCTCCAGAGACATCCGA ATAGAATCTTTGACAGTGACCTTTCATGGGCATGACCTTATTGTTGATTCCGAGCTGGAGCTCAATTACGGCAG aCGTTATGGCTTGCTTGGATTAAATGGATGTGGTAAATCTACACTTCTCTCGGCAATTGGTTGTCGAGAGCTTCCTATTCCAGAACATATGGATATATATCACCTTACACGAGAGATTGAAGCTTCTGACATGTCTTCACTTGAAGCTGTGATGAGTTGTGATGAGGAGAGGTTGAAGTTGGAGAAGGAGGCAGAATCCTTGGCTGCACAA GAGGATGGAGGCGGAGAGCAGCTTGATCGTATCTATGAACGTTTAGAAGCAATGGACGCATCAACTGCAGAAAAACGTGCTGCTGAAATTCTTAATGGTCTTGGGTTTAACAAGCAGATGCAAGGGAAGAAAACACGGGATTTTTCTGGTGGTTGGAGGATGAGGATTGCCTTAGCTCGTGCCCTATTCATGAACCCCACCATCCTTTTACTGGATGAACCGACCAATCATCTAG ATCTAGAGGCTTGTGTCTGGCTAGAAGAAAACTTGAAGAAGTTTGACCGTATCCTGGTTGTGGTTTCACATTCCCAGGACTTTCTTAACGGTGTCTGCACAAACATTATACACATGCAGAACAGAAAATTAAAGCTTTACACGGGTAACTATGATCAGTATGTTCAGACCCGTTCTGAACTGGAAGAGAATCAGATGAAAATGTACAAGTGGGAGCAGGATCAGATTGCTTCCATGAAAGAGTATATTGCCAGATTTGGGCATGGGTCAGCAAAATTAGCACGGCAGGCTCAGAGTAAGGAGAAAACACTGGCAAAGATGGAGAGGGGTGGGCTTACTGAAAAGGTGGTGAGAGACAGGGTTCTTGTCTTCCGCTTTGTTGATGTTGGGAAGCTTCCCCCTCCAGTTCTTCAGTTCGTGGAAGTAACATTTGGCTATACCCCTGATAATCTCATCTATAAGAACATCGACTTTGGAGTTGATTTGGACTCTCGGATAGCTTTGGTTGGACCCAATGGTGCTGGCAAGAGTACCCTGTTGAAGCTGATGACAGGGGAACTGGTTCCTCTAGATGGCATGGTCCGACGACATAATCACCTTAGAATTGCCCAGTTTCATCAACATTTAGCTGATAAACTCGACTTGGAAATGTCTGCTCTCCAGTTCATGATAAAAGAGTACCCAGGAAATGAAGAGGAGAAGATGAGAGCGGCAATTGGTAAGTTCGGGCTCTCCGGTAAAGCCCAAGTGATGCCAATGAAAAATTTGTCCGATGGGCAGAGGAGCCGTGTTATCTTTGCGTGGTTAGCATGGAGACAACCTCACTTATTATTGCTTGATGAGCCCACTAATCACTTGGATATCGAGACAATCGACTCGTTGGCAGAGGCACTAAATGAGTGGGACGGAGGATTGGTTCTTGTAAGCCATGATTTTAGGCTCATTAACCAAGTGGCCCAGGAGATATGGGTATGCGAAAATCAAGCTGTAACCAAGTGGGAGGGTGACATTATGGACTTCAAGGAACACTTGAAGGTGAAGGCTGGATTAGCTGATTAG